One Ignavibacteria bacterium genomic window carries:
- a CDS encoding DUF1858 domain-containing protein, whose protein sequence is MSETSTKTITKEITIEELVVLKPEAVKYLMDKGIRCLVCGEPIWGTLESASKEKGYSDADIEKFVEDLNKLYRSFK, encoded by the coding sequence ATGAGTGAGACATCGACCAAAACAATTACTAAAGAAATTACAATTGAAGAATTGGTTGTGTTAAAACCCGAAGCGGTGAAATATTTAATGGATAAAGGAATTCGTTGCCTTGTTTGCGGTGAACCAATCTGGGGAACTCTTGAATCAGCATCAAAGGAAAAAGGTTATTCAGATGCTGATATCGAAAAATTTGTTGAAGATCTAAATAAATTATATAGAAGTTTTAAGTGA
- the rseP gene encoding RIP metalloprotease RseP, whose protein sequence is MEFLNSLLYFVITIAILVFVHEFGHFIAAKLSGMRVDAFAIGFGQRLFGYNKKLGFSFGSLPKDVDLEGDTDYRVCILPLGGYVKVAGMIDESLDKDFLQHEPKPWEFRSKSTGKKLFVLSAGVLMNVLLALMIFWGINFVKPSQHLLTTTIGYVPHKSALELAGFQTGDKILFIDDKPVKYWDEILNFIFVKKIGEEINVKVERNGKVIDLQIESKLLQIDKKTGLSFLPRETKVFVADVIANSRAEAAGLKKNDTILYVNNQEIISSRQLIDIISSSPEKPLEMVIKRGNDTLKVQVTPTKDGKIGILSGIIIYAPIEFEHYDFLQAGLKAFENIGENIMLFFSIIAKVITGRVEFSNAFGGPIKIAQMAAQTADINLLSFINFIALLSLSLAIINILPFPVLDGGHIIIVLLEGILRREISPKVKIIIQNIGFIILLLFMAFVIYSDIMNFNK, encoded by the coding sequence ATGGAATTTCTTAATTCTCTTCTTTATTTCGTTATCACAATCGCTATTCTTGTTTTTGTCCATGAGTTTGGCCACTTCATTGCAGCAAAACTTTCAGGAATGCGTGTTGATGCTTTTGCAATTGGTTTTGGTCAAAGATTATTTGGTTATAATAAAAAATTGGGTTTTAGTTTTGGCTCTCTTCCCAAAGATGTTGATCTTGAAGGCGATACTGATTATCGAGTATGTATTCTTCCACTTGGCGGTTATGTTAAAGTCGCTGGAATGATTGACGAAAGTTTGGATAAAGATTTCCTTCAACATGAACCAAAACCCTGGGAATTTAGATCTAAGTCAACAGGCAAGAAACTTTTCGTTCTATCAGCAGGTGTTTTAATGAATGTATTGCTTGCTTTGATGATATTTTGGGGAATTAATTTTGTAAAACCTTCGCAGCACCTTCTAACAACTACAATCGGATATGTTCCGCACAAAAGTGCACTTGAGCTTGCTGGATTTCAAACGGGTGATAAAATTCTTTTCATTGATGATAAACCAGTTAAATATTGGGATGAAATTTTGAATTTCATCTTTGTAAAAAAGATTGGTGAAGAAATTAATGTAAAAGTAGAAAGAAATGGAAAGGTTATAGATCTTCAAATTGAAAGCAAACTTCTTCAAATTGATAAAAAAACAGGATTATCATTTTTGCCAAGAGAAACAAAAGTGTTTGTTGCTGATGTAATTGCAAATTCTCGAGCCGAAGCAGCTGGCTTGAAAAAAAACGACACAATTCTTTATGTAAATAATCAAGAAATAATCTCATCCAGGCAGTTAATTGATATTATCAGTTCATCGCCTGAAAAACCTCTCGAGATGGTTATTAAAAGAGGTAATGATACCCTAAAAGTACAAGTCACCCCAACTAAAGATGGAAAAATTGGCATCCTTAGCGGAATAATTATTTATGCCCCAATAGAATTTGAACATTATGACTTTTTGCAGGCAGGTCTAAAAGCTTTTGAAAACATCGGTGAAAATATCATGCTCTTTTTCTCAATCATTGCTAAAGTCATCACTGGAAGAGTTGAGTTTTCAAATGCATTTGGTGGACCAATTAAAATTGCTCAGATGGCAGCACAAACTGCGGACATTAATTTATTGAGCTTTATTAATTTTATTGCCCTTCTAAGTCTTAGTCTTGCAATTATAAATATTCTTCCGTTTCCAGTTCTCGATGGTGGTCACATTATAATTGTTCTTCTTGAAGGAATACTAAGGCGAGAAATTTCTCCTAAAGTTAAAATTATAATTCAAAATATTGGGTTTATAATTTTGCTTTTATTTATGGCTTTTGTGATTTATTCTGATATTATGAATTTTAACAAGTGA
- a CDS encoding DUF302 domain-containing protein, translated as MNFTVQVNKPFDQILKEIESLAEKHSFRVQHIHRVSDILNEKGFQIENYSIVELCNPKFAHLVLSQDKNFGSILPCKILVYEKDGRNYISAPDPVEMIEKLGMNQISDVAKQVERIIKEIIIEVSQ; from the coding sequence ATGAATTTCACAGTTCAAGTAAATAAGCCGTTTGATCAAATCTTAAAAGAGATTGAAAGTCTCGCTGAAAAACACAGTTTTCGTGTCCAGCACATACATCGTGTAAGTGACATATTGAATGAAAAAGGTTTTCAAATTGAAAACTATTCTATTGTTGAGCTTTGCAATCCAAAATTTGCTCATCTTGTTTTAAGTCAGGATAAAAATTTCGGTTCAATTTTGCCTTGCAAAATTCTTGTTTATGAAAAAGACGGGAGAAATTACATTTCAGCACCAGATCCTGTAGAGATGATTGAAAAACTTGGGATGAACCAAATTAGTGATGTGGCGAAGCAAGTCGAAAGAATCATTAAAGAAATAATTATCGAGGTAAGTCAATGA
- a CDS encoding sigma-70 family RNA polymerase sigma factor has translation MIEQKELELIERAKAGDKKALAELVTKYEKTIFSFAFKICRNREKAENTMQETFMSVIKSLHQFDGKSKFSTWLYRIVVNHCLMMARSEVHKDKFHSIDEEEFDFEEPEVKHWSDLPEDKLLNDELKKIMDEAIEKLPPDYRIVFMLRDVEGLSTQETAETLGISIPAVKSRLHRARLFLRNELKPYFEQ, from the coding sequence ATGATTGAACAAAAAGAATTAGAACTCATTGAACGAGCCAAAGCAGGAGATAAAAAAGCTTTAGCTGAGCTGGTTACTAAATACGAAAAGACCATTTTTAGTTTTGCATTTAAAATTTGTCGTAATCGTGAAAAAGCCGAAAACACGATGCAGGAAACATTTATGAGTGTTATAAAATCCCTGCATCAGTTTGACGGTAAGTCGAAGTTCTCAACCTGGCTTTATCGCATTGTGGTAAATCATTGTTTAATGATGGCTCGTTCTGAAGTTCATAAAGATAAATTTCATTCTATTGATGAAGAAGAGTTTGATTTTGAAGAGCCAGAAGTTAAACATTGGTCAGATTTACCAGAAGACAAATTACTTAATGATGAATTAAAAAAAATAATGGATGAAGCCATTGAAAAACTTCCACCAGATTATCGAATTGTTTTTATGTTAAGAGATGTGGAAGGACTTTCAACTCAAGAAACAGCTGAAACACTTGGAATTAGTATTCCAGCAGTAAAATCAAGATTACACAGAGCAAGGTTATTTTTAAGAAATGAACTTAAACCTTACTTCGAACAATAA
- a CDS encoding 4-hydroxybenzoate octaprenyltransferase → MDIKKYLNFIKVEHTLFSLPLIYAGVFLASDTFPPVRLLLLVLFAAIFARISAMTANRIIDAEIDRRNPRTKAREIPSGKISYPKAYLILFISLAGYFGTAYLISEFCFYLSPIPIVVFIFYPYMKRFTYFAHFGVGLGLSMGPLGGWFAVKNSFENITPGALLSLFTLFWATSFDIIYSTLDEEFDRANNLKSFPVKFGKKRALFYSVVLHIISYVFLFLLFISQTRNILSFLFLIGVAVLYYFEHKFAEKDVELAFFKLNAVVSFVVFLMVIVRGV, encoded by the coding sequence ATGGATATCAAAAAATACCTTAACTTCATTAAAGTTGAACATACTCTTTTCTCGCTTCCACTCATCTATGCTGGTGTTTTTTTAGCCTCTGATACTTTTCCGCCTGTAAGATTGCTTTTGCTTGTTTTGTTCGCTGCAATATTTGCCAGAATCTCTGCAATGACAGCAAACCGAATAATTGATGCAGAAATTGACCGAAGAAATCCCCGAACAAAAGCTCGTGAAATTCCAAGTGGAAAGATTTCTTATCCTAAAGCATACCTAATTTTGTTCATCTCCCTTGCTGGTTATTTTGGGACAGCTTATTTGATATCAGAATTTTGTTTTTATCTTTCTCCAATTCCAATTGTAGTCTTTATTTTTTATCCTTATATGAAGAGATTTACTTACTTCGCTCATTTCGGTGTTGGATTAGGTTTATCAATGGGACCACTCGGTGGTTGGTTTGCAGTCAAAAACTCATTTGAAAATATAACTCCAGGCGCTTTATTGAGTTTATTCACTTTATTTTGGGCAACCAGTTTCGATATAATTTACTCAACGCTTGATGAAGAATTTGATCGAGCGAATAATTTGAAATCATTTCCAGTGAAATTTGGTAAGAAGAGAGCTCTTTTTTATTCTGTTGTTTTACATATAATTTCTTATGTCTTTCTTTTCTTACTTTTTATTTCGCAGACAAGAAATATTTTATCGTTTCTGTTTTTAATTGGCGTTGCGGTACTTTATTACTTCGAACATAAATTTGCTGAAAAAGATGTAGAGCTGGCGTTTTTCAAACTAAATGCTGTTGTCAGTTTTGTAGTGTTTTTAATGGTAATAGTTCGAGGAGTCTAA
- a CDS encoding 1-deoxy-D-xylulose-5-phosphate reductoisomerase → MKSKQNIIILGSTGSIGTSALEVIEKNSDKFAVKYLSTNTRIDLLIEQAKKFNPQGIIVTDDNAYNQLKESNLPFKVYSRSDLIKIIVEEDIDIVIAAMVGFAGLESTIEAAKSGKKIALANKETLVVAGHIITRLAQEFGSIIIPIDSEHSAILQCLIGEKKEQIKRIILTASGGPFLNRDFDDFENITIEEALNHPNWKMGNKITIDSATMMNKGLEVIEAHWLFGLPKDKIKVIIHPQSIIHSMVEFIDGSIKAQMGIPDMKLPIQYALSYPERFPISYSSMDFMKYSQLTFLEPDFEKFKCLALAYKSLELGGSYPVILNAANEVAVQKFLNNEIKFTQIPEIIEDALDKFGSTKELDLNEIFEFDAKVRSYYQKSTKVNYGIS, encoded by the coding sequence ATGAAATCTAAGCAAAACATAATTATACTTGGCTCGACAGGTTCAATTGGGACTTCTGCTCTTGAAGTAATTGAAAAGAATTCAGACAAGTTTGCGGTTAAATATCTATCAACTAATACTCGAATTGATTTATTAATTGAGCAGGCTAAAAAATTCAATCCCCAAGGGATCATTGTTACCGATGATAATGCTTACAATCAATTAAAAGAATCTAATTTGCCATTCAAGGTTTATTCACGATCAGATCTTATAAAGATTATTGTTGAAGAAGACATTGATATAGTTATTGCTGCAATGGTTGGTTTTGCTGGGCTGGAATCAACAATAGAAGCTGCAAAGTCGGGCAAAAAAATCGCATTAGCGAATAAAGAAACTCTTGTTGTAGCAGGACACATCATAACCAGACTTGCTCAAGAATTTGGTTCGATTATTATTCCGATTGACTCTGAACATTCGGCAATTCTTCAATGTCTTATTGGAGAGAAAAAAGAACAAATAAAAAGGATAATACTCACCGCATCTGGCGGACCTTTCCTTAATCGAGATTTTGATGATTTTGAAAATATTACAATTGAAGAGGCACTTAATCATCCGAACTGGAAAATGGGAAATAAGATCACAATCGATTCAGCTACGATGATGAACAAAGGTCTTGAAGTGATAGAAGCTCACTGGTTATTTGGACTGCCGAAAGATAAAATAAAAGTTATCATTCATCCTCAATCAATTATTCATTCAATGGTCGAATTTATTGACGGCTCAATTAAAGCACAGATGGGTATTCCTGATATGAAACTTCCAATTCAGTATGCTTTGAGTTATCCCGAGAGATTTCCCATAAGTTATTCATCAATGGATTTTATGAAATATTCTCAATTGACTTTTCTTGAACCTGATTTTGAAAAATTTAAATGTCTGGCTCTTGCTTATAAAAGTCTGGAATTAGGTGGAAGTTATCCCGTTATTTTAAATGCTGCTAATGAAGTAGCTGTTCAGAAGTTTTTAAATAATGAAATTAAATTCACACAGATCCCTGAAATTATTGAAGATGCACTTGATAAGTTTGGTTCTACAAAAGAACTCGATCTTAATGAAATTTTTGAATTTGATGCAAAGGTGCGGTCTTATTATCAAAAATCAACCAAGGTGAATTATGGAATTTCTTAA
- a CDS encoding PorV/PorQ family protein, which translates to MKKLIFTLVLFVISSSAFSQGMSVGKYSGEFLAIGVGGRALGMGSAFTAIANDVSAGYWNPAGLTRLDYPQAMIMHDERFAGLVNYNYGAVALPYKSDMTLAFSVIRLGVDGIPDTRNALVDLNGNLNLDDNEILDYSKITEFNYADWAFLFSFAKKYNDKISYGANLKVIKRDIAEFGAWGIGFDIGAIYSPFDDLYLGANLQDITTTIVAWDNGTTQLISPTLKIGAAYQLNVLKGTLTPAFDADIRFENRRFASMLNVGPVSFDFHSGLEYTYDNLISVRFGYNDVKQLTLGAGIVLPKLNIDYSFVKFDRQGELGNTHRISLMLTLQEPKYQRLND; encoded by the coding sequence ATGAAAAAGCTAATCTTCACTCTCGTTTTATTTGTCATTTCTTCTTCTGCCTTTTCCCAGGGTATGTCGGTTGGCAAATACTCTGGAGAATTTTTAGCAATTGGAGTTGGCGGGCGAGCTCTTGGAATGGGAAGCGCATTCACTGCTATTGCTAATGATGTATCGGCTGGTTATTGGAATCCTGCTGGTTTAACACGCCTCGATTATCCTCAAGCGATGATAATGCACGATGAAAGATTTGCAGGTTTGGTAAACTATAATTATGGTGCAGTAGCTCTTCCGTATAAATCAGATATGACGCTCGCTTTTAGTGTAATTAGACTTGGAGTTGATGGAATTCCGGATACTAGAAATGCTTTAGTTGATCTTAATGGAAATCTTAATCTTGATGATAATGAGATCCTGGACTATTCAAAGATTACAGAGTTTAATTACGCTGATTGGGCATTTCTTTTTTCATTTGCAAAAAAATATAATGATAAAATTTCTTACGGAGCTAACTTAAAAGTTATTAAGAGAGACATTGCTGAGTTTGGTGCCTGGGGAATTGGTTTCGATATTGGTGCAATTTACTCACCTTTTGATGATTTGTATCTCGGTGCAAATTTACAAGACATTACAACAACTATTGTCGCCTGGGATAACGGAACAACTCAATTAATTTCACCAACTTTGAAAATTGGAGCCGCTTATCAGTTAAATGTTTTGAAAGGCACTCTTACCCCCGCTTTCGATGCTGATATAAGATTTGAAAATAGAAGATTTGCTTCTATGCTTAATGTTGGTCCAGTTAGTTTTGATTTCCATTCTGGACTTGAATATACTTATGATAATCTTATTTCAGTTAGATTTGGTTACAATGATGTCAAGCAATTGACTTTAGGTGCGGGAATTGTGCTTCCAAAATTAAATATTGATTATTCGTTTGTTAAGTTTGATCGTCAGGGGGAACTTGGAAATACCCACAGAATTTCATTGATGTTAACTCTGCAAGAGCCCAAATATCAAAGATTGAACGATTGA
- a CDS encoding UbiX family flavin prenyltransferase: MKIVVGITGSSGSIFAVEFLKKTEADKFLVVSKWGKVVLQDETGESENTLRPYVKNIFKDSDLTAPPASGSNYFDAFVVIPASTSTIGKIASGIGDTLITRTAQVCLKERYKMILCVRETPLATNTLEQLSFLSREGVIVMPISPPMYFVPKTVDEYINAFVNKLQQVLGLRRTGGWRAEEFE; this comes from the coding sequence TTGAAAATAGTAGTAGGAATTACTGGTTCATCGGGATCAATTTTTGCAGTTGAATTTCTAAAAAAAACAGAAGCTGATAAATTTTTAGTTGTTAGTAAATGGGGTAAGGTTGTTCTTCAAGATGAAACGGGGGAGAGTGAAAATACACTTCGGCCTTATGTTAAAAATATTTTTAAAGATTCTGATTTAACCGCACCGCCAGCGTCTGGTTCAAATTACTTTGATGCTTTTGTTGTAATTCCTGCATCCACATCCACAATAGGAAAGATTGCATCTGGAATTGGAGATACTTTGATTACTCGCACAGCTCAAGTTTGCCTGAAAGAAAGATATAAAATGATCTTGTGTGTGAGAGAAACGCCGCTTGCTACAAACACACTTGAACAGCTTTCTTTTCTTTCCCGTGAAGGTGTAATTGTTATGCCTATATCTCCACCAATGTATTTTGTACCGAAAACAGTTGATGAATACATCAATGCATTCGTTAACAAACTTCAACAGGTTCTTGGGCTTAGACGAACCGGCGGATGGAGAGCTGAAGAGTTTGAATGA
- a CDS encoding ABC transporter ATP-binding protein: protein MSEENNIIHIAKLKVSVIKEGRVILNGIDFKCNQSEILIILGKNGTGKTTLALSLTRLLNPNTFSIEGKIFFKDQNLLEVDEKSLLKIRRQNIGYILQNPFSAFNPVYRIKNQLEEISKLKNIPFENFIQLMNELDLVNYNQILNKYPFELSGGMLQRLSAIRVLASNPELIIADEPTSALDKPISNQLISLLTDYVKTRKAALIFITQDFSIAERFANKVLFLTKGKLIPFSMKDEFTENTNNFEIDLLLNSYKQLKL, encoded by the coding sequence ATGTCTGAAGAGAATAACATTATTCATATTGCAAAATTAAAAGTTTCTGTAATAAAAGAAGGCAGGGTCATTTTAAACGGAATAGACTTTAAATGTAATCAATCAGAAATTCTAATAATCTTAGGTAAAAATGGTACAGGGAAAACCACACTGGCTTTGAGTCTAACTCGATTGTTAAATCCCAATACTTTTTCAATAGAAGGAAAGATTTTCTTTAAAGATCAAAATCTACTTGAAGTTGATGAGAAAAGTCTATTAAAAATTAGACGACAAAACATAGGCTACATTCTACAAAATCCATTCTCAGCTTTTAATCCTGTTTATCGTATTAAAAATCAACTCGAAGAAATAAGCAAATTGAAAAACATCCCATTTGAAAATTTTATCCAGTTGATGAATGAATTAGATTTAGTTAATTACAATCAAATACTTAATAAATATCCTTTCGAATTAAGCGGGGGAATGCTGCAGCGTCTTTCAGCAATTCGAGTTCTTGCTTCAAATCCTGAACTAATAATCGCAGATGAACCAACCTCAGCACTAGATAAACCAATCTCAAATCAACTCATTAGTTTATTAACTGATTATGTAAAAACCAGAAAGGCGGCTTTAATTTTTATAACTCAAGATTTTTCAATTGCCGAAAGATTTGCAAATAAAGTTTTATTCTTAACAAAAGGAAAACTAATTCCATTTTCAATGAAAGACGAATTCACAGAAAACACAAATAATTTCGAGATTGATTTACTCTTGAATTCATACAAGCAATTAAAATTATGA
- a CDS encoding sigma-70 family RNA polymerase sigma factor: protein MDKLDKKQLAEKTDEELILEFQKTNSIDIYNELVRRYKDPLMNFIFKFVGSKDLAEDILQETFFRLYRNKDYYTTVAKFSTWIYTIAANLAKTELRRRNRRAIFSIHSGNSKEEGEEISEYELPDERYRPDLQTDSNIKSEIIQKALLKVKPIYRELIILRDIQELSYEEIAEITGLKIGTVKSRINRGRARLQELLKDIYYE from the coding sequence ATGGATAAACTTGACAAAAAACAATTAGCCGAAAAAACTGACGAAGAATTAATTCTCGAATTTCAGAAGACTAATTCTATTGATATTTATAATGAATTAGTCAGAAGATATAAGGACCCATTAATGAACTTTATTTTTAAATTTGTCGGCTCTAAAGATCTAGCTGAAGATATTTTGCAGGAGACATTTTTCAGACTTTATCGGAATAAAGACTACTATACAACCGTAGCTAAATTCTCTACATGGATTTATACAATAGCAGCAAATCTGGCAAAAACAGAACTTCGTCGGAGGAACAGACGCGCAATCTTTTCAATTCACAGTGGAAATTCGAAAGAAGAAGGTGAAGAAATTAGTGAATATGAACTGCCAGATGAAAGATATCGTCCCGATCTTCAAACCGACAGCAATATAAAAAGTGAAATAATACAGAAAGCTTTGCTAAAAGTTAAACCGATTTATCGTGAGTTAATAATCTTACGAGATATTCAAGAACTTTCTTATGAAGAAATTGCTGAAATTACTGGATTAAAAATTGGAACAGTAAAATCACGGATTAATCGCGGGAGAGCCCGCTTACAAGAACTATTAAAAGACATATATTATGAATAA
- a CDS encoding thioredoxin family protein encodes MVYVIILIFGFLTLFFAFQYYLIFRSKKISGQTIDLGKIRPELRNYFDKDKLLIYFYSPNCSACRYQSPIIEKLKRFNYNVLSVDISKDLQLARVFGIMGTPSIALMKGNLVKEFLIGFQDEEKLLKEYQSI; translated from the coding sequence ATGGTTTATGTAATAATTTTAATTTTTGGATTTTTAACTCTCTTCTTTGCTTTTCAATATTATTTGATTTTTAGAAGCAAGAAGATTTCTGGTCAAACAATTGATCTGGGTAAGATTAGACCAGAATTGCGAAACTATTTCGATAAAGACAAGTTGTTGATTTATTTTTATTCACCAAATTGCTCTGCTTGTCGTTATCAATCACCAATAATTGAAAAACTGAAAAGATTTAATTATAATGTTTTAAGTGTGGACATATCGAAGGATTTACAACTTGCAAGAGTCTTTGGAATTATGGGAACTCCAAGTATTGCTCTTATGAAAGGAAATCTTGTGAAAGAATTTTTAATCGGCTTTCAAGATGAAGAAAAATTATTAAAAGAATATCAATCCATTTAA
- a CDS encoding ATP-binding cassette domain-containing protein: protein MNNQIILRLKDISFEVKVGNSIQKILNNVNLEIYKSEIFGLTGESGSGKTTIGKIISGLEKPTAGKKYFYEKEFIGIEPEHKIQFLFQNYTATHDPLQKIDKAFNEILKLKKEPSEIWFHSKKEILNLVGLSDEVLVLYPSQLSGGQLQRLALAKLLILKPDLLILDEPFASQDVASILNLLKLFQEINQRYGTTFLIISHELPYLLKIANRIGFIKDGEIIEIINIDRLDGKRKIPKPSSKYAEFLFQSFGIKTF from the coding sequence ATGAATAATCAAATAATCTTACGACTTAAAGACATCTCCTTTGAAGTAAAAGTTGGAAACTCAATTCAAAAAATATTAAATAATGTAAATCTTGAGATATATAAATCAGAAATTTTTGGATTGACTGGAGAATCCGGCTCTGGAAAAACTACGATTGGAAAAATTATTTCGGGACTTGAAAAACCAACTGCGGGTAAAAAGTATTTCTACGAAAAAGAGTTCATTGGAATAGAACCTGAACACAAAATTCAATTCTTATTTCAAAACTATACAGCCACTCATGATCCATTACAAAAAATTGATAAAGCCTTTAATGAAATTCTAAAACTTAAGAAAGAACCATCGGAAATATGGTTTCATTCTAAAAAAGAAATTTTAAATCTTGTCGGCTTAAGCGATGAAGTCCTTGTTCTTTATCCTTCTCAATTAAGCGGCGGGCAACTTCAAAGACTAGCTCTGGCAAAACTTTTAATTCTTAAACCAGATCTTCTGATTTTAGATGAACCTTTTGCCTCGCAGGATGTAGCTTCAATTTTGAATCTTCTTAAACTCTTTCAGGAGATAAATCAAAGATATGGAACTACATTTCTTATCATTTCACATGAACTTCCTTATCTTTTAAAAATTGCAAATAGAATAGGTTTTATTAAAGATGGAGAGATAATTGAGATAATAAATATCGACCGACTTGATGGTAAAAGGAAAATTCCTAAACCGTCTTCAAAATATGCAGAATTTCTTTTTCAATCTTTCGGCATAAAAACATTTTAA
- the rpsT gene encoding 30S ribosomal protein S20 — protein MATHKSAIKRHRQSLKRRAMNRARKSELKTWIKKVRTAQDKETARAAYNKVVSLLDKLATKGIIHKNKASNQKSKLALFINKLEK, from the coding sequence ATGGCTACACATAAATCGGCTATTAAAAGACATAGACAGAGCCTGAAAAGACGAGCGATGAATCGTGCAAGAAAGAGCGAGCTAAAAACCTGGATAAAGAAAGTAAGAACTGCTCAAGATAAAGAAACTGCACGAGCTGCCTATAACAAAGTCGTTTCGCTGCTAGATAAATTAGCAACTAAAGGCATTATCCATAAAAACAAAGCTTCCAATCAAAAGTCAAAATTGGCTTTGTTTATTAATAAACTCGAAAAGTAA
- a CDS encoding DUF2892 domain-containing protein, whose translation MKKNVGKTDQILRAILGVVLLIFAVIDPSKNWWGFLGFIPLLTAYFRFCPAYLPFKINTSKDEK comes from the coding sequence ATGAAAAAGAATGTTGGCAAAACAGATCAGATTTTAAGAGCAATTTTAGGTGTTGTTCTTCTAATTTTTGCAGTAATTGATCCATCAAAAAACTGGTGGGGATTTTTAGGATTTATTCCTTTATTAACAGCTTATTTTAGATTTTGCCCTGCTTATTTACCATTTAAGATTAATACTTCAAAAGATGAAAAATAA
- a CDS encoding glutaredoxin, with protein sequence MFIDEKLQKEISKQLSVLKKDVKIVMFTQEIECMYCRETRTLLEELVQTSDKLKLEVYNFVIDKDKAELYGIDKIPAIVILEGEGDKDFGIRYYGIPSGYEFASLLEDIKMVGTGEVDLSADVIEKVKAIDKDVHLQVYVTPTCPYCPRAVIAAHKFAYLNPKIKSDMVEATEFPHLARKYNVMGVPRTIINENDFIEGAVPEDMLLDKIYESIGVIS encoded by the coding sequence ATGTTTATTGATGAAAAATTGCAAAAAGAAATTTCAAAACAGTTGTCGGTTTTGAAAAAGGACGTAAAGATTGTAATGTTTACGCAGGAAATTGAATGTATGTACTGCCGTGAAACAAGAACTTTGCTTGAAGAACTCGTTCAAACTTCAGACAAACTCAAACTCGAAGTTTACAATTTTGTGATTGATAAAGATAAGGCTGAATTATATGGTATTGATAAAATTCCAGCCATAGTAATTCTTGAAGGTGAGGGTGATAAAGATTTTGGTATCAGATATTATGGTATTCCTTCAGGTTATGAATTTGCATCCTTGCTTGAGGATATTAAAATGGTCGGGACAGGCGAAGTTGATTTAAGCGCGGATGTAATTGAAAAAGTAAAGGCAATTGATAAAGATGTTCATCTTCAAGTTTATGTAACTCCAACTTGTCCATATTGTCCTCGTGCTGTTATTGCTGCCCATAAGTTCGCTTATTTGAATCCAAAAATTAAATCGGATATGGTTGAAGCAACTGAATTCCCACATCTTGCAAGAAAATATAATGTAATGGGAGTTCCAAGAACGATAATTAACGAGAATGATTTCATTGAAGGAGCAGTCCCTGAAGATATGCTGCTTGATAAAATATATGAAAGCATTGGAGTTATTTCGTGA